The Streptomyces sp. NBC_00569 genomic sequence GGACGCTGCCTTGAGGATCGCGCGCGCCTGGTCCGCGTCGAAGGCTCCCCGCTCGCAGAAGACATCCGCCCAACGGGCGTGCGGCGCACACGCGTCGAGCATCGGGCCCGTCACCAGGCCGACGTAGCCGGCCGGGTCGTCGGCGAACTCGGCGGGTACGACATGCGCGCCGAGGAACGTCACCTCGTCGGTGTGGGCGGCGGCGACGGCCAGCGACCGGGCCTCGTGTTCCACCGTGAGGCCGTAGCCCGACTTGATCTCGACGGTGGTCGTGCCCTGCCGCAGCGCTTCGGACACATGGCGCCCGGCGGTGGCGTGGAGCGCGCTGTCCGGTGCGGCCCGGGTGGCCTCGACGGTCGTACGGATGCCGCCGGCGCTGTAGGCGCGGCCCGACATCCGCGCGTTGAACTCCGCGGTGCGGTCGCCGGCGAAGACGAGGTGGGAGTGCGAGTCGACGAATCCGGGGATGGTTGCCCGGCCCTGGGCGTCGAAGCTGTGGTCGGCCGCGGGCGCCTCGGCCCGGGGGCCCACCCAGGCGACGTCGGTGCCGTCGATGACCAGCGCGGCGTCGGTGATCAGGCCGAGCGCACCCGTCCCGAGCGTGGCGTCGTTGGTGACGAGGGCGCCGATGTTCGTGATGAGAGTGGAGGCGCCGGGCAGATCAGCACCGGGGCGCCCGGCTTCGGCGAGGGGCTGGGGGACTGGCATGTGAATCTCTCCGTGGATGCTGCGGCCAGGTCCTGGCGGCGCGGCGTGATCCGTGGGCACACGGCCGGGCAGCGGATGAGTGAGTGCCCCGGTGCGGACGGCGTTCCGTCGCGCGTCCGCACCGGGGGCTTCCATCAAGCACCAGGGCCCGGGCGCAGTGCCAGGGCCGCCGCCCGCATTGCGTCTCGTATCTCAGACTTCGTACGGGTGGTCGGGGGCGGGGCCGGCGGGCGGACGTAACCTCCCGGTATGTCTCCCGTTCCCGCCGCCGCCCAGGTGCTGGCCATCCTCCGCTATCTCGCGGGCCAGGCAGGGCCCGTACCCGCCGCGGCGATCAGCCGCGACGTCGGGCTTCCCCGCTCGACGACGTACCACCTGCTCGACACCCTGGCGCGCGAGGGCTTCGTCGTGCATCTGCTGGAGGAGCGACGCTACGGACTGGGCGTCAGCGCCTTCGAACTGGCCTCCGGATACAGCAGGCAGGCGCCCTTCCAGCGCCTGGCGCGGGTGCCGCTGGCCAGGCTCGTCGACAGCACGGGCCACAACGCGCACCTCGCCGTACTGCACGGCCGCGAGGTCATCTACGTGATCGAGGAACGGGCGCCGGGACGCGCGCCCCTGGTGACCGAGGTCGGTGTCCGGCTGCCGGCCCACCTCACCGCAAGCGGCCGGGCGGTCCTGGCCCGCCTGCCGCAGGCGCAGGTGCGGGCCCTGTTCCCCGACGCGTCGGCCTTCGTCCTGCGCAACGAGTCCGGTCCCGGCTCGCTGACCGCGCTCCGCCAACTCCTCGTGGAGGCGCGGCGGCGGGGGTACGCCACGGAGGACGGCGAGGTGACGCCGGGCTTCTCGTCCGTGGCGGCCGCGGTCCTCGACCACGGCGCGCACCCCGTCGCCGGAGTCGCGGTCACGTTCCGCGGCGACGAGGTCGGGGAGGAGCAACAGCGGCGGATCGCCGCGCAGGTGACCCGTACGGCGAACCAACTGAGCCGGCGCATCGGCGGGGTGGCCGACGCACAGGCCCGTACGCAGACTGCGGGACACCTCACCTAGAAGCGGTGCGCCTCACGCAGAAGCCGAACTCCCGCCGCCGGACAGGCCGGCGGCGGGAGTTCGGCTTTCTGGGATCAGGCGCGAGCGGTCACAGGGACCGGGCCCGTCCGGTCACAGGAACCACGTCCGATCGGTTCAGCCCAGCGGGCCGGTCACCGACTCGGCGGCCGCGAGGGCGCCGCCGGTGGCCACGAACTGCACGGCGGCCTCGATCTCGGGAGCGAGGTACCGGTCGGTGCCGGGGCCCTCGACATCGCGGCGCAGTCCGGCCAGCACGGCCGCCGTGGCGGGCGCGGGGGCCAGGGGGCCGCGGAGGTCGAGCGCGCGGGCCGCGGTGAGGATCTCGACGGCGACCACGCGGGTCAGGCCGTCGATGGCGCGGCGCAGCTTGCGGGCCGCGGCCCACCCCATGGAGACGTGGTCCTCCTGCATGGCGCTGGAGGGGATGGAGTCGACCGAGGCGGGCGCGGCGAGGCGCTTGAGCTCGGAGACGATGCCCGCCTGGGTGTACTGGGCGATCATGTGGCCGGAGTCCACGCCCGGGTCGTCGGCGAGGAAGGCGTTCAGGCCGTGGTTGCGCGCGACGTCGAGGAAGCGGTCGGTACGCCGCTCACTGACGGAGGCCACGTCGGCGACGGAGATGGCCAGGAAGTCCAGGACACAGGCCACGGGCGCGCCGTGGAAGTTTCCGTTGGACTCGACGCGCCCGTCCGGCGTGACGACGGGGTTGTCGATG encodes the following:
- the hutI gene encoding imidazolonepropionase → MPVPQPLAEAGRPGADLPGASTLITNIGALVTNDATLGTGALGLITDAALVIDGTDVAWVGPRAEAPAADHSFDAQGRATIPGFVDSHSHLVFAGDRTAEFNARMSGRAYSAGGIRTTVEATRAAPDSALHATAGRHVSEALRQGTTTVEIKSGYGLTVEHEARSLAVAAAHTDEVTFLGAHVVPAEFADDPAGYVGLVTGPMLDACAPHARWADVFCERGAFDADQARAILKAASARGLLPRMHANQLGHGPGVQLAVELGAASADHCTHLTDSDVDALAHGDTVATLLPGAEFSTRATYPDARRLLDAGATVALSPDCNPGSSFTSSMAFCVALAVREMGMTPDEALWSATAGGARALRRDDVGTLSPGARADLVLLDAPSHVHLAYRPGVPLVRAVWRAGRCVVRPT
- a CDS encoding IclR family transcriptional regulator, producing MSPVPAAAQVLAILRYLAGQAGPVPAAAISRDVGLPRSTTYHLLDTLAREGFVVHLLEERRYGLGVSAFELASGYSRQAPFQRLARVPLARLVDSTGHNAHLAVLHGREVIYVIEERAPGRAPLVTEVGVRLPAHLTASGRAVLARLPQAQVRALFPDASAFVLRNESGPGSLTALRQLLVEARRRGYATEDGEVTPGFSSVAAAVLDHGAHPVAGVAVTFRGDEVGEEQQRRIAAQVTRTANQLSRRIGGVADAQARTQTAGHLT